From a single Okeanomitos corallinicola TIOX110 genomic region:
- a CDS encoding DUF2993 domain-containing protein, giving the protein MTDPDTSTANNKRVRLVTKTLTAAIKLWLRTQLDQISQMEIEIGASDRQLLAGNIPVVSILAKNAVYQGIHVTSVELTAKNIQINIGAILKGKSLRLLEIVPIVGELIVEEQDLNNSLSSELLSTALNDLLFKLLPEINENYQPTAWKKITIENQLLTLFAILPSEGKNTHLEIEAGLELINTQEIQLAPITIKRNQVIILENNSGYNIDLGADVALQEITLNSQQLLCSGRVNVNP; this is encoded by the coding sequence ATGACAGATCCAGACACCTCAACAGCAAATAACAAAAGAGTACGATTAGTGACTAAAACTCTCACCGCTGCAATTAAGCTATGGCTGAGAACACAGTTGGATCAAATATCTCAGATGGAAATTGAGATTGGGGCAAGCGATCGCCAACTTCTTGCCGGCAATATTCCTGTAGTATCTATTTTGGCAAAAAATGCCGTTTATCAAGGTATTCATGTTACCAGTGTTGAACTGACAGCTAAAAATATACAAATAAATATCGGAGCAATACTTAAAGGTAAAAGCCTAAGATTATTGGAAATAGTACCTATAGTTGGTGAGTTGATAGTAGAAGAACAGGATCTGAATAATTCCCTATCATCAGAACTATTATCAACAGCTTTAAATGATCTACTATTTAAACTCTTACCAGAAATCAACGAAAACTACCAGCCTACTGCCTGGAAAAAAATTACCATTGAAAATCAATTGTTAACTCTTTTTGCCATCTTACCATCTGAAGGCAAAAATACACATCTGGAGATAGAAGCTGGTTTGGAACTTATTAACACTCAGGAAATACAACTAGCACCAATTACAATTAAACGCAATCAAGTAATTATCTTAGAAAATAACTCTGGATACAACATAGACCTGGGAGCAGATGTTGCCCTTCAAGAAATAACCTTAAATTCTCAACAATTATTATGTAGTGGGCGAGTCAATGTAAATCCATAA
- the psbC gene encoding photosystem II reaction center protein CP43: protein MVTLSNRSLVGSGRDQESSGFAWWSGNARLINLSGKLLGAHVAHAGLIVFWAGAMTLFEVAHFIPEKPMYEQGLILLPHIATLGWGVGVGGEVIDTFPYFVAGVLHLISSAVLGFGGIYHAVRGPETLEEYSSFFGYDWKDKNKMTNIIGFHLIILGCGALLLVLKAMFFGGVYDTWAPGGGDVRVITNPTLNPAVIFGYLTKAPFGGEGWIISVDNMEDLIGGHIWIAFICIAGGIWHIFTKPFAWARRAFIWSGEAYLSYSLGALSLMGFIASVMVWYNNTAYPSEFFGPTGPEASQAQALTFLIRDQRLGANVGSAQGPTGLGKYLMRSPTGEIIFGGETMRFWDFRGPWLEPLRGPNGLDLEKVKNDIQPWQARRAAEYMTHAPLGSLNSVGGVATEINSFNYVSPRAWLATSHFVLGFFFLIGHLWHAGRARAAAGGFERGLDRENEPVMSMNDLD, encoded by the coding sequence GTGGTAACGCTCTCTAATAGATCCCTTGTCGGTAGCGGCCGTGACCAAGAATCAAGCGGTTTTGCTTGGTGGTCAGGTAACGCTCGTTTAATCAACTTGTCTGGTAAACTGCTGGGCGCTCACGTTGCTCACGCTGGTTTGATCGTATTCTGGGCAGGAGCAATGACTTTATTTGAAGTTGCTCACTTCATCCCAGAAAAGCCTATGTATGAGCAAGGCTTAATTCTTCTCCCTCACATCGCCACATTAGGTTGGGGCGTTGGTGTAGGTGGTGAAGTTATTGACACCTTCCCCTACTTCGTAGCAGGTGTATTACACTTAATTTCCTCCGCTGTTCTTGGTTTTGGTGGTATCTACCACGCTGTACGTGGTCCAGAAACCTTAGAAGAATACTCTTCTTTCTTCGGTTATGACTGGAAAGACAAGAACAAAATGACCAACATCATCGGTTTCCACCTGATCATTTTGGGTTGTGGTGCGTTGCTGTTGGTTCTGAAGGCTATGTTCTTCGGTGGTGTATATGACACCTGGGCACCTGGTGGTGGTGATGTTCGTGTGATTACTAACCCCACTTTGAACCCTGCTGTTATCTTTGGATATCTCACCAAAGCTCCCTTCGGTGGCGAAGGTTGGATCATCAGTGTTGACAACATGGAAGACTTGATAGGTGGTCACATCTGGATCGCTTTCATTTGTATTGCTGGTGGTATTTGGCACATTTTCACTAAGCCTTTTGCATGGGCGCGTCGCGCGTTCATCTGGTCTGGTGAAGCTTACCTATCCTACAGTTTGGGCGCTCTTTCCTTGATGGGCTTCATTGCTTCCGTCATGGTTTGGTACAACAACACTGCATACCCCAGTGAGTTCTTTGGTCCTACTGGTCCAGAAGCTTCTCAAGCACAAGCTTTGACATTCTTAATCCGTGACCAACGCTTAGGTGCTAACGTTGGTTCTGCTCAAGGTCCTACAGGTCTTGGTAAATACTTGATGCGCTCTCCGACTGGTGAAATCATCTTCGGTGGTGAAACCATGCGTTTCTGGGATTTCCGTGGCCCTTGGTTAGAGCCTCTCCGTGGTCCTAATGGTCTTGACTTAGAAAAAGTTAAGAATGATATTCAGCCTTGGCAAGCTCGCCGCGCTGCTGAGTACATGACTCACGCTCCTCTGGGTTCTTTGAACTCTGTAGGTGGTGTGGCTACCGAAATCAACTCTTTCAACTATGTATCTCCTCGTGCATGGTTGGCTACTTCTCACTTTGTATTAGGTTTCTTCTTCCTCATCGGCCACCTGTGGCACGCAGGACGCGCTCGTGCTGCTGCTGGTGGTTTTGAAAGAGGTTTGGATCGTGAGAACGAACCAGTTATGTCCATGAATGATCTTGACTAG
- the psbD gene encoding photosystem II D2 protein (photosystem q(a) protein), whose translation MTIAVGRAPSRGWFDVLDDWLKRDRFVFVGWSGVLLFPCAFLALGGWLTGTTFVTSWYTHGLASSYLEGANFLTVAVSTPADSMGHSLLFLWGPEAQGDFTRWCQLGGLWPFVALHGAFGLIGFMLRQFEIARLVGIRPYNALAFSGPIAVFVSVFLMYPLGQSSWFFAPSFGVAAIFRFLLFLQGFHNWTLNPFHMMGVAGILGGALLCAIHGATVENTLFEDGEGSNTFPAFNPTQAEETYSMVTANRFWSQIFGIAFSNKRWLHFFMLFVPVTGLWMASVGIVGLALNLRAYDFVSQELRAAEDPEFETFYTKNILLNEGIRAWMAPQDQPHEQFVFPEEVLPRGNAL comes from the coding sequence ATGACCATCGCAGTTGGGCGCGCCCCCTCAAGAGGGTGGTTTGACGTACTAGACGACTGGTTGAAGCGCGATCGCTTCGTATTCGTAGGTTGGTCAGGAGTATTACTATTCCCCTGCGCCTTCCTAGCACTAGGCGGTTGGCTAACTGGTACAACCTTCGTCACCTCCTGGTACACCCACGGATTAGCATCATCCTACCTAGAAGGTGCAAACTTCTTAACAGTGGCAGTATCCACACCAGCAGACAGCATGGGACATTCCTTATTGTTCCTGTGGGGACCAGAAGCCCAAGGTGACTTCACCCGCTGGTGTCAATTGGGTGGCTTATGGCCATTCGTAGCACTACACGGTGCATTCGGATTGATAGGCTTCATGTTACGCCAATTTGAAATTGCCAGACTCGTAGGCATTCGTCCTTACAACGCCCTAGCATTTTCAGGTCCGATTGCGGTATTCGTCAGCGTATTCTTGATGTACCCCTTGGGACAATCTAGCTGGTTCTTCGCACCCAGCTTTGGAGTAGCAGCAATCTTCCGTTTCCTATTATTCCTGCAAGGTTTCCACAACTGGACACTAAACCCCTTCCACATGATGGGAGTAGCAGGGATCTTAGGAGGTGCATTACTTTGTGCCATCCACGGTGCAACCGTAGAAAACACGCTATTTGAAGACGGTGAAGGTTCAAACACATTCCCCGCATTCAATCCTACCCAAGCAGAAGAAACCTACTCCATGGTGACAGCAAACCGTTTCTGGTCACAGATTTTCGGGATTGCATTCTCCAACAAACGCTGGTTACACTTCTTTATGTTGTTTGTACCAGTAACAGGCCTGTGGATGGCATCCGTAGGCATTGTCGGTTTAGCATTAAACCTGCGAGCTTATGACTTCGTGTCCCAAGAATTACGGGCAGCAGAAGACCCAGAGTTCGAAACTTTCTATACCAAAAATATTTTGTTGAACGAGGGTATCCGTGCTTGGATGGCACCTCAAGACCAACCCCACGAACAATTCGTATTCCCAGAGGAGGTTCTACCACGTGGTAACGCTCTCTAA
- a CDS encoding photosystem I assembly protein Ycf4, which translates to MTTSTTINKGDSLLHQNVLGSRRLSNYCWAAIVTMGASGFLLAGISSYLRVNLLIVTDPTQLVFIPQGLVMGLYGTAGLLLSLYLWLVILWDVGGGYNEFNQETGKFKIFRWGFPGKNRQIEIENRIQDVQSVRISIKEGLNPQRALYLKVKGRRDIPLTRVGQPMSLAELETQGAQLARFLSVPLEGL; encoded by the coding sequence ATGACGACATCAACAACGATCAATAAAGGCGATAGCCTGCTGCATCAAAACGTTCTCGGTTCTCGTCGGTTGAGTAACTACTGTTGGGCAGCTATTGTGACTATGGGAGCATCTGGCTTTTTGTTGGCTGGTATCTCTAGCTATCTCAGAGTCAATTTACTCATTGTTACTGATCCGACTCAACTGGTGTTCATACCCCAAGGATTAGTAATGGGTTTGTACGGTACAGCGGGTTTGCTGCTATCTTTATACTTGTGGTTAGTTATTTTATGGGATGTAGGCGGCGGTTACAATGAATTTAATCAGGAAACTGGTAAATTTAAAATTTTTCGCTGGGGGTTTCCTGGTAAAAACCGTCAAATTGAAATAGAAAACCGCATACAAGATGTACAGTCTGTTCGCATCTCTATTAAGGAAGGTTTGAATCCCCAACGCGCTCTTTATCTCAAGGTGAAGGGAAGACGTGATATTCCTCTCACTAGAGTGGGTCAACCTATGTCTCTAGCTGAATTAGAAACCCAAGGCGCTCAGTTAGCTCGCTTTTTAAGCGTACCCTTAGAAGGACTTTAG
- a CDS encoding peptidylprolyl isomerase, with the protein MRLKFSQFLVLFLMIGGLMLGGCSTEQVSSNTSPASTTTSKVTETSSNSTAKVTTVSENKSESIPGMKNLPRLDGKATVVMTVKGSPITIEVDGDNAPITAGNFVDLVQKGFYDGLTFHRVVRDPQPFVVQGGDPRGDGTGGYVDQKIGTERRIPLEIKPEGEDEPVYGQIIKKKPVLTHKLGAVAMARSQMPDSASSQFYFALADLAFLDSNYAVFGYVTDGFDVVNQIQQGDKIDSAKVTQGAENLKTPE; encoded by the coding sequence ATGCGTTTAAAATTTTCACAATTTTTAGTGCTTTTTCTGATGATTGGTGGTTTGATGTTGGGGGGATGTTCAACAGAACAGGTTTCTTCTAACACATCTCCAGCTTCTACAACTACCTCTAAGGTAACGGAGACAAGCTCCAATTCAACAGCTAAAGTGACAACTGTATCAGAAAATAAAAGTGAGAGTATTCCAGGAATGAAAAATTTACCACGGCTCGACGGTAAAGCTACTGTAGTGATGACAGTTAAAGGTAGTCCAATTACTATCGAAGTTGATGGTGATAATGCTCCTATTACTGCGGGAAATTTTGTTGATTTAGTCCAAAAGGGCTTCTATGACGGTTTAACATTCCACCGGGTTGTGCGTGATCCCCAGCCTTTTGTTGTTCAAGGTGGTGATCCTCGTGGAGATGGTACAGGTGGTTATGTAGATCAAAAAATTGGTACTGAACGTCGCATACCTTTGGAAATTAAACCAGAGGGTGAAGATGAACCTGTTTATGGGCAAATAATTAAGAAAAAGCCTGTTTTGACTCATAAATTGGGGGCAGTAGCTATGGCAAGATCCCAAATGCCTGATTCTGCATCTTCTCAATTTTATTTTGCTCTTGCGGATTTAGCATTTCTAGATAGCAACTATGCTGTTTTTGGTTATGTAACCGATGGGTTTGATGTGGTTAACCAAATTCAGCAGGGTGATAAAATTGATTCTGCTAAAGTTACCCAAGGGGCTGAGAATTTAAAGACTCCTGAGTAG
- a CDS encoding beta-ketoacyl-ACP synthase, which produces MVRVVVTGIGLVSALGNDLADSWENLLSWKTGIKLHQLFPELPKVPLGLISDQPSKLNVLNHSVVNDALEDAELTTPLSECAVVIGSSRGYQGCWEDLARRMYGNDPNPELLGLDNWLDTLPQMNAIAVARQIGASGTVLAPMAACATGIWAISQAVMLIQTGQYQRAIAGAVEAPITPLTICGFQQMGALAKTGAYPFDLHREGLVLGEGGAVFVLESAELAKQRQAKIYGEILGFGLTADAFHGNKPEPAGKSAIAAIKQCLQRSHLQPQDVDYIHAHGTATILNDKIESKIIQSLFPPQVAISSTKGATGHTLGASGALGVAFSLLSLQHKILPPCVGLQQPEFNLNFVSKAIKQQMQTSLCFSFGFGGQNAVIALGSRNS; this is translated from the coding sequence TTGGTTAGGGTTGTTGTTACTGGTATTGGTTTAGTTTCTGCCTTGGGTAATGACTTGGCAGATAGCTGGGAAAATTTACTGAGTTGGAAAACGGGAATTAAGTTACACCAACTATTTCCAGAATTACCAAAAGTTCCTTTAGGGCTAATTTCAGATCAACCATCTAAATTAAATGTTTTAAATCACAGTGTGGTTAATGATGCGTTGGAGGATGCAGAATTAACAACTCCTCTGTCTGAATGTGCTGTGGTCATAGGTTCTAGTCGTGGTTATCAAGGTTGTTGGGAAGATTTAGCACGACGAATGTATGGTAATGATCCCAATCCAGAATTGTTAGGTTTAGACAACTGGTTAGATACTCTACCCCAGATGAATGCGATCGCAGTGGCTAGACAAATTGGGGCATCAGGCACTGTTTTAGCACCGATGGCGGCTTGTGCTACGGGTATTTGGGCAATTTCCCAAGCTGTCATGTTAATCCAAACTGGACAATATCAACGGGCGATCGCTGGTGCAGTGGAAGCACCTATTACTCCTCTAACTATCTGCGGATTTCAACAAATGGGAGCTTTAGCAAAAACAGGTGCCTATCCTTTTGATTTACACCGGGAAGGTTTGGTTTTAGGTGAAGGTGGGGCGGTGTTTGTGCTGGAATCTGCTGAGTTAGCAAAGCAACGTCAAGCTAAGATTTACGGGGAAATTTTAGGTTTTGGGTTGACAGCAGATGCTTTTCATGGTAATAAGCCCGAACCGGCAGGGAAAAGTGCGATCGCTGCTATTAAACAATGTTTACAACGTAGTCATTTGCAACCGCAGGATGTAGATTACATTCACGCTCATGGTACTGCTACTATTCTTAATGATAAGATAGAAAGCAAAATTATACAGTCCTTATTTCCTCCACAAGTAGCAATTAGTTCTACTAAAGGTGCTACGGGGCATACACTAGGAGCTTCGGGAGCTTTAGGTGTTGCATTTTCCCTATTGAGCTTACAGCATAAAATACTACCCCCCTGTGTGGGATTACAACAACCAGAATTTAACCTAAATTTTGTCAGCAAGGCAATAAAACAGCAAATGCAAACATCATTATGTTTTAGTTTTGGTTTTGGGGGACAAAATGCTGTGATCGCGTTGGGTTCTAGAAATTCGTAA
- a CDS encoding transglycosylase SLT domain-containing protein, translating into MQKKLHNKQIVLIAGAGLCAFLVGGMFAAPEAGKILNKWLNLSQSQPGKIAEINQSRSIVFNLSSKSLPERAAQLVEIAENGSSPDREKARYLLASDYIETDQGRKALDLLTGLEKDYPVLAPYILLKQAQAHDMVGDKGKASDLRQKVLKEYPDQPVVVKAMYLIGLPTINDQAIANFPSHPLTWEIIRRRLRENPNQPKLQLILAKYAADEPGIVGILDQLAKQPQLTAADWDLIGSVYWENNQFAKAANAYSKAPQTAKNLYRRARGLQIDKKRDQAITIYQQQVQQFPDDEETGTALLRLAELATGKAAIPYLDQIINKFPKTAPQALEQKAKRLASLKDNESANTTWKLLLGQYSNSEEAAEFRWKNALDKAKNKDYAGAWQWAQPIVTENKHSILAPRAGFWVGKWATLLGKPEDARTAYQYVLSQFPQSYYAWRSASILGLDVGDFSNVRLMNPEIVPRQRPVPPAGSDAFKELYLLGQDRDAWYEWETDFKNKSKPTVNEQFTEGLMQLTRGQNLIGIATISKLEDRETPEEQAEYAALSQQITYWQARYPFPYFQEIQQWSTKRNLNPLLVTALMRQESRFQPKIKSVVGATGLMQVMPTTGEWIAPQIGMNIKDLDLENPNDNIMLGTWYLDHTHQQYSNNSMLAIASYNAGPGNVAKWLRTMPKQDPDEFVEEIPFGETRNYVRLVFGNYWNYLRLYNPSMSALVAKYSENQPQLPKQ; encoded by the coding sequence ATGCAAAAGAAACTACACAACAAGCAAATTGTTCTGATTGCTGGCGCGGGGCTATGTGCCTTTTTAGTTGGGGGTATGTTTGCTGCCCCGGAAGCTGGAAAAATCCTGAATAAATGGTTGAACTTGAGTCAGAGTCAGCCTGGAAAAATAGCTGAAATCAATCAATCACGGTCAATCGTTTTTAATTTATCGTCTAAATCTTTACCAGAAAGAGCAGCACAGTTAGTAGAAATTGCTGAAAATGGTAGTTCTCCAGATCGAGAAAAAGCACGTTATCTTTTAGCTAGTGATTATATTGAAACAGATCAAGGTAGAAAAGCGCTGGATTTATTGACGGGTTTAGAGAAAGATTACCCCGTTTTAGCACCGTATATTTTACTCAAACAAGCCCAAGCCCATGATATGGTGGGTGATAAAGGCAAAGCCTCGGATCTGCGCCAAAAAGTTTTAAAAGAATATCCAGATCAACCAGTGGTAGTCAAAGCTATGTATTTGATCGGACTACCAACAATAAATGATCAGGCGATCGCTAATTTTCCTTCCCATCCCCTCACCTGGGAAATTATCCGCCGACGCTTACGAGAAAACCCAAATCAACCTAAATTACAATTAATTCTGGCCAAATATGCAGCTGACGAACCGGGAATTGTAGGAATTTTAGATCAGTTAGCAAAGCAACCACAACTGACAGCAGCAGACTGGGATCTGATTGGTTCAGTATATTGGGAAAATAACCAATTCGCTAAAGCTGCCAATGCTTACAGTAAAGCACCCCAAACAGCTAAAAATCTCTACCGTCGGGCTAGGGGTTTACAGATAGATAAAAAACGAGATCAAGCAATTACTATTTATCAACAACAGGTACAACAATTTCCTGATGATGAAGAAACAGGAACAGCACTATTAAGACTAGCTGAACTTGCTACTGGTAAAGCTGCCATCCCTTATCTAGATCAAATTATTAATAAGTTTCCTAAGACAGCACCCCAAGCATTAGAACAAAAGGCTAAACGATTAGCATCTTTAAAAGATAATGAGTCTGCTAATACCACTTGGAAATTATTATTAGGTCAGTATAGTAATTCTGAAGAAGCTGCGGAATTTCGCTGGAAAAATGCCCTGGATAAAGCCAAGAATAAAGATTATGCAGGTGCATGGCAATGGGCCCAACCAATAGTCACAGAAAATAAGCATAGTATTTTAGCTCCCAGAGCCGGTTTTTGGGTAGGTAAATGGGCAACTTTACTAGGTAAACCGGAAGATGCACGTACAGCTTATCAGTATGTATTAAGTCAATTTCCTCAGTCCTATTATGCTTGGCGTTCTGCCAGTATTTTAGGTTTAGATGTGGGTGATTTTAGTAATGTCCGGTTGATGAATCCTGAAATTGTTCCTCGGCAGCGACCAGTACCTCCTGCGGGTTCTGATGCTTTTAAAGAGTTGTATTTATTAGGACAAGATCGAGATGCTTGGTATGAGTGGGAAACTGATTTTAAAAACAAAAGTAAACCTACGGTAAATGAACAATTTACAGAAGGTTTGATGCAATTAACCAGGGGTCAAAATCTCATTGGTATTGCAACTATCTCTAAATTAGAAGATCGAGAAACACCAGAAGAACAGGCAGAATATGCAGCTTTAAGTCAACAAATAACCTATTGGCAAGCCCGTTATCCTTTTCCTTATTTTCAAGAAATACAACAATGGTCTACTAAACGTAATTTAAATCCTTTATTGGTGACAGCTTTGATGCGGCAAGAGTCCCGTTTTCAACCTAAGATTAAATCTGTAGTTGGTGCAACTGGTTTAATGCAGGTAATGCCAACGACGGGAGAATGGATAGCCCCACAAATTGGGATGAATATCAAAGATTTAGATTTGGAAAATCCCAATGATAATATTATGTTGGGTACGTGGTATTTAGATCATACTCATCAACAATATAGCAATAATTCTATGTTGGCGATCGCTAGTTATAATGCAGGCCCAGGAAATGTTGCCAAATGGTTGCGAACTATGCCAAAACAAGATCCTGATGAATTTGTAGAGGAAATTCCCTTTGGTGAAACTAGAAATTATGTCCGTTTAGTGTTTGGTAATTACTGGAATTATCTGCGGTTGTATAATCCTTCTATGTCAGCTTTGGTAGCAAAATATTCAGAGAATCAGCCTCAATTACCAAAGCAGTAA
- a CDS encoding FAD-dependent hydroxylase, with the protein MSLTQTLTPPQTTTDNRKYDYDLVIVGGGIVGLTLAAALKNSGLNILLIEARVTSAAVSKGQAYAVHMLSARIFQGIGIWDKILPQIAKYRQVFLSDAEYPDVVKFQTADISTKTPELGYVAEHFALLEPLQEFVQNCQNVTYLCPAEVLNTQTENDLVTVNIKVDGVEQKIKTKLLVAADGSRSRIREAAGIKTKGWKYWQSCIVAFVKPEKSHNYTAYEKFWPSGPFAILPLPGNRCRIVWTAPHEEAKALCALSDEEFLAELTKRYGEQMGKLELLGDRFVFQVQLMQSDRYVLPRLALIGDAAHNCHPVGGQGLNLGIRDAAALAEVIQTAHQAGADIGKIEVLKKYQSWRKKENLAILGFTDLLDRVFSNNFLPVVVVRRLGLWLMKRVPMLKTFSLKLMIGLKGKTPELGKM; encoded by the coding sequence ATGTCACTTACTCAAACTCTCACCCCTCCCCAAACAACCACAGACAACCGCAAATATGACTATGACTTAGTGATTGTCGGTGGTGGTATTGTTGGTTTAACCTTGGCCGCTGCTTTGAAAAACTCTGGTTTAAATATATTGTTGATTGAAGCTAGGGTTACATCTGCTGCGGTATCTAAAGGTCAAGCTTATGCTGTACATATGTTATCAGCGCGTATTTTCCAAGGTATCGGTATTTGGGATAAAATTTTACCCCAGATTGCTAAATATAGACAGGTATTTTTATCTGATGCTGAATATCCCGATGTGGTGAAATTTCAAACCGCTGATATTAGCACAAAAACACCAGAGTTAGGTTATGTTGCTGAACATTTTGCACTTTTAGAACCTTTACAAGAGTTTGTCCAAAATTGTCAAAATGTCACTTATTTATGTCCAGCAGAAGTGTTAAATACACAAACTGAAAATGATCTAGTTACTGTTAATATTAAAGTTGATGGTGTAGAACAAAAAATTAAAACTAAGTTGTTAGTCGCTGCTGATGGTTCACGTTCTCGAATTCGTGAAGCTGCGGGAATTAAAACTAAAGGTTGGAAATATTGGCAATCTTGTATAGTTGCTTTTGTAAAACCAGAAAAATCACATAACTATACAGCTTATGAGAAATTTTGGCCTAGTGGTCCCTTTGCGATTTTACCTTTACCTGGTAACAGATGTCGGATTGTTTGGACTGCACCTCATGAGGAAGCTAAAGCTTTGTGTGCTTTGAGTGATGAGGAATTTTTAGCGGAATTAACTAAACGCTATGGGGAACAGATGGGTAAATTAGAATTGTTAGGCGATCGCTTTGTTTTTCAGGTACAATTAATGCAAAGCGATCGCTATGTTCTTCCCCGTTTAGCTTTAATTGGTGATGCTGCACACAACTGTCATCCCGTCGGTGGACAAGGTTTGAATTTAGGTATTCGTGATGCTGCTGCTTTAGCTGAAGTTATTCAAACCGCACACCAAGCAGGTGCAGATATTGGTAAAATAGAAGTTCTCAAAAAATACCAAAGTTGGCGGAAAAAAGAAAATCTAGCAATTTTAGGTTTTACTGATTTATTAGATCGAGTATTTTCTAATAACTTCTTACCTGTGGTAGTTGTCCGTCGCTTGGGTTTATGGTTAATGAAACGAGTCCCAATGTTAAAAACCTTTTCCCTAAAATTAATGATTGGGTTAAAAGGTAAAACTCCCGAATTAGGTAAAATGTAA
- a CDS encoding DUF29 domain-containing protein produces MTQINDIYSLYEVDNEKWLAATITMLKEQQLEHLDLEHLIEELEAMSRRDKLTVESFLEQIIRHLLLLQYWKSEHQYNANHWQAEIISFRTQLNEYLTKNLRNHLQENQDKIYQKALKYVNKKTGMMVEFPLECPYTIEQLLDENWLP; encoded by the coding sequence ATGACTCAAATCAATGACATATATTCTCTGTATGAGGTTGATAACGAGAAATGGTTAGCAGCAACCATAACAATGTTAAAAGAACAGCAGTTAGAACACCTCGACTTAGAGCATTTAATTGAAGAATTAGAAGCCATGAGTCGTCGAGATAAATTGACAGTTGAGAGTTTTTTAGAACAAATAATTAGACATTTATTACTCTTACAATACTGGAAAAGTGAACATCAATATAATGCGAATCATTGGCAAGCTGAAATTATCAGTTTTAGAACTCAATTGAATGAGTATTTAACTAAAAATTTACGCAATCATTTACAAGAAAATCAAGATAAAATTTATCAGAAAGCATTAAAATATGTCAATAAAAAAACAGGTATGATGGTTGAATTTCCTCTAGAATGTCCGTATACTATCGAACAATTATTAGATGAAAATTGGCTACCATAA